A single window of Nicotiana tomentosiformis chromosome 1, ASM39032v3, whole genome shotgun sequence DNA harbors:
- the LOC104105082 gene encoding ABC transporter G family member 1-like isoform X3 codes for MASVNLEMPPMEYETRTGMQEAELNAVKGQMGSKTRGVSLTWNDLWVTVSTRKSGRKAILQGLTGYARPSELLAVMGPSGCGKSTFLDALAGRLDFSTRQSGDILINGHKQKLSYGTSAYLTQDETLLATLTVKEAVYYSAQLQLPDSMTKSEKIQIAEQTIKEMGLQDAMNTRIGGWGNKGISGGEKRRLSICMEILTRPKLLFLDEPTSGLDSAASYYVMSGISRQKEGRTIIASIHQPSAEVFNLFHSLCLLSSGRIVYFGPASAAIQFFARNGFPCPTLQNPSDHFLKTINKDFDEGGEILEKRSHANFTTQSLVLTRRSSVNMFRDLGYYWMRFATYVAIALGLGSIYYDLGSNYRSIEERGLMVAFVVSFMTFMTVGGFPSFVEDMKVFQRENLNGHYGCCTFVIGNTLSSIPYVLLISFVPGAIAYLLSGFQNGFGHFIYFALVLFTSMMIVESLMMNVAAIVPNFLMGIVAGAGIQGLQILSGGYFQLPSELPNPIWKYPLYYMSFHKYAYQGMFKNEFEGLKFTDDLFGNNRTMSGEDILRERWEAEMAYSKWIDLAILVSTLILYRLVFLLIIKTNEKVVHARKASTSVLSNRSSQIMANSLPASPLH; via the exons ATGGCTTCTGTAAATTTGGAAATGCCACCTATGGAGTATGAAACTAGAACTGGAATGCAAGAAGCAGAATTGAATGCTGTGAAGGGCCAAATGGGATCAAAAACTAGAGGAGTTTCCTTGACTTGGAATGACTTATGGGTTACTGTCTCCACTAGAAAAAGTGGCAGAAAAGCCATACTTCAAGGTCTCACTGGTTATGCTCGTCCTAGTGAGCTCTTGGCCGTCATGGGTCCTTCTGGCTGTGGCAAATCTACATTTCTCGACGCATTAGCTG GGCGACTGGACTTCAGCACGAGGCAGAGCGGGGATATTCTGATCAATGGTCACAAACAGAAACTTTCTTATGGAACGTCT GCATACCTGACTCAAGATGAAACTCTGTTGGCAACACTAACTGTTAAAGAAGCTGTTTACTACTCTGCACAACTCCAACTGCCAGATTCCATGACAAAATCAGAGAAAATACAAATAGCGGAGCAGACTATAAAGGAGATGGGATTGCAAGATGCCATGAACACAAGAATTGGAGGATGGGGCAATAAAGGAATTAGCGGAGGAGAGAAGAGGAGACTTAGTATTTGCATGGAGATTCTAACGCGACCAAAACTTCTCTTCCTCGATGAACCAACCAGTGGCCTCGACAGTGCTGCATCTTATTATGTGATGAGCGGAATTTCACGCCAAAAAGAGGGAAGAACCATTATTGCATCTATTCATCAGCCAAGTGCAGAAGTTTTCAACCTCTTCCACAGCCTATGTCTTTTGTCTTCGGGAAGAATAGTATATTTTGGACCTGCTAGTGCAGCAATTCAG TTTTTCGCGAGAAATGGTTTCCCTTGCCCAACTCTTCAGAATCCGTCAGATCATTTTCTTAAAACAATAAACAAGGACTTTGATGAG GGTGGTGAAATATTGGAAAAAAGAAGTCATGCCAACTTCACTACGCAAAGCCTTGTTTTGACAAGGAGGTCAAGTGTGAACATGTTTCGTGATCTTGGCTACTATTGGATGAGATTCGCTACCTATGTCGCCATTGCTTTAGGCCTTGGTTCCATCTACTATGATCTTGGCTCAAACTATCGTTCAATCGAG GAAAGAGGTCTAATGGTTGCTTTCGTTGTTTCATTTATGACATTTATGACAGTTGGTGGATTCCCTTCATTTGTAGAGGACATGAAG GTATTTCAACGGGAAAACTTAAACGGGCACTATGGATGTTGTACTTTTGTCATAGGCAACACACTTTCTTCTATACCATACGTGCTACTAATATCATTCGTTCCAGGTGCCATTGCCTATTTGCTTTCTGGATTTCAGAACGGATTTGGGCATTTCATCTACTTTGCCTTGGTCCTCTTTACCAGTATGATGATAGTGGAGAGCCTAATGATGAACGTTGCAGCTATCGTGCCTAATTTCCTTATGGGCATTGTAGCGGGTGCAGGAATACAAGGACTACAGATATTAAGTGGTGGTTATTTTCAATTACCTAGTGAGTTGCCTAATCCAATTTGGAAGTATCCACTGTACTACATGTCCTTCCACAAGTATGCTTACCAAGGTATGTTTAAGAATGAATTTGAAGGGCTAAAGTTTACAGATGATCTATTCGGAAACAATCGGACAATGAGTGGAGAAGACATCTTGAGAGAAAGATGGGAAGCAGAAATGGCATACTCAAAGTGGATAGATCTTGCCATTCTGGTAAGTACATTAATTTTGTACCGTCTGGTTTTCCTACTTATTATCAAGACAAATGAAAAGGTTGTGCATGCAAGAAAGGCATCCACATCAGTTCTATCAAACCGAAGTAGTCAAATCATGGCCAACTCCCTACCTGCCTCGCCTCTCCATTGA
- the LOC104105082 gene encoding ABC transporter G family member 1-like isoform X1: MASVNLEMPPMEYETRTGMQEAELNAVKGQMGSKTRGVSLTWNDLWVTVSTRKSGRKAILQGLTGYARPSELLAVMGPSGCGKSTFLDALAGRLDFSTRQSGDILINGHKQKLSYGTSAYLTQDETLLATLTVKEAVYYSAQLQLPDSMTKSEKIQIAEQTIKEMGLQDAMNTRIGGWGNKGISGGEKRRLSICMEILTRPKLLFLDEPTSGLDSAASYYVMSGISRQKEGRTIIASIHQPSAEVFNLFHSLCLLSSGRIVYFGPASAAIQFFARNGFPCPTLQNPSDHFLKTINKDFDEDIEQGSAGRIPTEEVIDLLVNSFKSSEEYHEIQNQVAEICEQGGEILEKRSHANFTTQSLVLTRRSSVNMFRDLGYYWMRFATYVAIALGLGSIYYDLGSNYRSIEERGLMVAFVVSFMTFMTVGGFPSFVEDMKVFQRENLNGHYGCCTFVIGNTLSSIPYVLLISFVPGAIAYLLSGFQNGFGHFIYFALVLFTSMMIVESLMMNVAAIVPNFLMGIVAGAGIQGLQILSGGYFQLPSELPNPIWKYPLYYMSFHKYAYQGMFKNEFEGLKFTDDLFGNNRTMSGEDILRERWEAEMAYSKWIDLAILVSTLILYRLVFLLIIKTNEKVVHARKASTSVLSNRSSQIMANSLPASPLH, from the exons ATGGCTTCTGTAAATTTGGAAATGCCACCTATGGAGTATGAAACTAGAACTGGAATGCAAGAAGCAGAATTGAATGCTGTGAAGGGCCAAATGGGATCAAAAACTAGAGGAGTTTCCTTGACTTGGAATGACTTATGGGTTACTGTCTCCACTAGAAAAAGTGGCAGAAAAGCCATACTTCAAGGTCTCACTGGTTATGCTCGTCCTAGTGAGCTCTTGGCCGTCATGGGTCCTTCTGGCTGTGGCAAATCTACATTTCTCGACGCATTAGCTG GGCGACTGGACTTCAGCACGAGGCAGAGCGGGGATATTCTGATCAATGGTCACAAACAGAAACTTTCTTATGGAACGTCT GCATACCTGACTCAAGATGAAACTCTGTTGGCAACACTAACTGTTAAAGAAGCTGTTTACTACTCTGCACAACTCCAACTGCCAGATTCCATGACAAAATCAGAGAAAATACAAATAGCGGAGCAGACTATAAAGGAGATGGGATTGCAAGATGCCATGAACACAAGAATTGGAGGATGGGGCAATAAAGGAATTAGCGGAGGAGAGAAGAGGAGACTTAGTATTTGCATGGAGATTCTAACGCGACCAAAACTTCTCTTCCTCGATGAACCAACCAGTGGCCTCGACAGTGCTGCATCTTATTATGTGATGAGCGGAATTTCACGCCAAAAAGAGGGAAGAACCATTATTGCATCTATTCATCAGCCAAGTGCAGAAGTTTTCAACCTCTTCCACAGCCTATGTCTTTTGTCTTCGGGAAGAATAGTATATTTTGGACCTGCTAGTGCAGCAATTCAG TTTTTCGCGAGAAATGGTTTCCCTTGCCCAACTCTTCAGAATCCGTCAGATCATTTTCTTAAAACAATAAACAAGGACTTTGATGAG GATATTGAACAAGGCTCAGCTGGAAGAATACCTACAGAAGAAGTGATTGACCTTCTCGTAAATTCATTTAAATCATCTGAGGAATATCATGAAATTCAGAACCAGGTTGCAGAAATTTGTGAACAG GGTGGTGAAATATTGGAAAAAAGAAGTCATGCCAACTTCACTACGCAAAGCCTTGTTTTGACAAGGAGGTCAAGTGTGAACATGTTTCGTGATCTTGGCTACTATTGGATGAGATTCGCTACCTATGTCGCCATTGCTTTAGGCCTTGGTTCCATCTACTATGATCTTGGCTCAAACTATCGTTCAATCGAG GAAAGAGGTCTAATGGTTGCTTTCGTTGTTTCATTTATGACATTTATGACAGTTGGTGGATTCCCTTCATTTGTAGAGGACATGAAG GTATTTCAACGGGAAAACTTAAACGGGCACTATGGATGTTGTACTTTTGTCATAGGCAACACACTTTCTTCTATACCATACGTGCTACTAATATCATTCGTTCCAGGTGCCATTGCCTATTTGCTTTCTGGATTTCAGAACGGATTTGGGCATTTCATCTACTTTGCCTTGGTCCTCTTTACCAGTATGATGATAGTGGAGAGCCTAATGATGAACGTTGCAGCTATCGTGCCTAATTTCCTTATGGGCATTGTAGCGGGTGCAGGAATACAAGGACTACAGATATTAAGTGGTGGTTATTTTCAATTACCTAGTGAGTTGCCTAATCCAATTTGGAAGTATCCACTGTACTACATGTCCTTCCACAAGTATGCTTACCAAGGTATGTTTAAGAATGAATTTGAAGGGCTAAAGTTTACAGATGATCTATTCGGAAACAATCGGACAATGAGTGGAGAAGACATCTTGAGAGAAAGATGGGAAGCAGAAATGGCATACTCAAAGTGGATAGATCTTGCCATTCTGGTAAGTACATTAATTTTGTACCGTCTGGTTTTCCTACTTATTATCAAGACAAATGAAAAGGTTGTGCATGCAAGAAAGGCATCCACATCAGTTCTATCAAACCGAAGTAGTCAAATCATGGCCAACTCCCTACCTGCCTCGCCTCTCCATTGA
- the LOC104105082 gene encoding ABC transporter G family member 1-like isoform X2: protein MASVNLEMPPMEYETRTGMQEAELNAVKGQMGSKTRGVSLTWNDLWVTVSTRKSGRKAILQGLTGYARPSELLAVMGPSGCGKSTFLDALAGRLDFSTRQSGDILINGHKQKLSYGTSAYLTQDETLLATLTVKEAVYYSAQLQLPDSMTKSEKIQIAEQTIKEMGLQDAMNTRIGGWGNKGISGGEKRRLSICMEILTRPKLLFLDEPTSGLDSAASYYVMSGISRQKEGRTIIASIHQPSAEVFNLFHSLCLLSSGRIVYFGPASAAIQDIEQGSAGRIPTEEVIDLLVNSFKSSEEYHEIQNQVAEICEQGGEILEKRSHANFTTQSLVLTRRSSVNMFRDLGYYWMRFATYVAIALGLGSIYYDLGSNYRSIEERGLMVAFVVSFMTFMTVGGFPSFVEDMKVFQRENLNGHYGCCTFVIGNTLSSIPYVLLISFVPGAIAYLLSGFQNGFGHFIYFALVLFTSMMIVESLMMNVAAIVPNFLMGIVAGAGIQGLQILSGGYFQLPSELPNPIWKYPLYYMSFHKYAYQGMFKNEFEGLKFTDDLFGNNRTMSGEDILRERWEAEMAYSKWIDLAILVSTLILYRLVFLLIIKTNEKVVHARKASTSVLSNRSSQIMANSLPASPLH from the exons ATGGCTTCTGTAAATTTGGAAATGCCACCTATGGAGTATGAAACTAGAACTGGAATGCAAGAAGCAGAATTGAATGCTGTGAAGGGCCAAATGGGATCAAAAACTAGAGGAGTTTCCTTGACTTGGAATGACTTATGGGTTACTGTCTCCACTAGAAAAAGTGGCAGAAAAGCCATACTTCAAGGTCTCACTGGTTATGCTCGTCCTAGTGAGCTCTTGGCCGTCATGGGTCCTTCTGGCTGTGGCAAATCTACATTTCTCGACGCATTAGCTG GGCGACTGGACTTCAGCACGAGGCAGAGCGGGGATATTCTGATCAATGGTCACAAACAGAAACTTTCTTATGGAACGTCT GCATACCTGACTCAAGATGAAACTCTGTTGGCAACACTAACTGTTAAAGAAGCTGTTTACTACTCTGCACAACTCCAACTGCCAGATTCCATGACAAAATCAGAGAAAATACAAATAGCGGAGCAGACTATAAAGGAGATGGGATTGCAAGATGCCATGAACACAAGAATTGGAGGATGGGGCAATAAAGGAATTAGCGGAGGAGAGAAGAGGAGACTTAGTATTTGCATGGAGATTCTAACGCGACCAAAACTTCTCTTCCTCGATGAACCAACCAGTGGCCTCGACAGTGCTGCATCTTATTATGTGATGAGCGGAATTTCACGCCAAAAAGAGGGAAGAACCATTATTGCATCTATTCATCAGCCAAGTGCAGAAGTTTTCAACCTCTTCCACAGCCTATGTCTTTTGTCTTCGGGAAGAATAGTATATTTTGGACCTGCTAGTGCAGCAATTCAG GATATTGAACAAGGCTCAGCTGGAAGAATACCTACAGAAGAAGTGATTGACCTTCTCGTAAATTCATTTAAATCATCTGAGGAATATCATGAAATTCAGAACCAGGTTGCAGAAATTTGTGAACAG GGTGGTGAAATATTGGAAAAAAGAAGTCATGCCAACTTCACTACGCAAAGCCTTGTTTTGACAAGGAGGTCAAGTGTGAACATGTTTCGTGATCTTGGCTACTATTGGATGAGATTCGCTACCTATGTCGCCATTGCTTTAGGCCTTGGTTCCATCTACTATGATCTTGGCTCAAACTATCGTTCAATCGAG GAAAGAGGTCTAATGGTTGCTTTCGTTGTTTCATTTATGACATTTATGACAGTTGGTGGATTCCCTTCATTTGTAGAGGACATGAAG GTATTTCAACGGGAAAACTTAAACGGGCACTATGGATGTTGTACTTTTGTCATAGGCAACACACTTTCTTCTATACCATACGTGCTACTAATATCATTCGTTCCAGGTGCCATTGCCTATTTGCTTTCTGGATTTCAGAACGGATTTGGGCATTTCATCTACTTTGCCTTGGTCCTCTTTACCAGTATGATGATAGTGGAGAGCCTAATGATGAACGTTGCAGCTATCGTGCCTAATTTCCTTATGGGCATTGTAGCGGGTGCAGGAATACAAGGACTACAGATATTAAGTGGTGGTTATTTTCAATTACCTAGTGAGTTGCCTAATCCAATTTGGAAGTATCCACTGTACTACATGTCCTTCCACAAGTATGCTTACCAAGGTATGTTTAAGAATGAATTTGAAGGGCTAAAGTTTACAGATGATCTATTCGGAAACAATCGGACAATGAGTGGAGAAGACATCTTGAGAGAAAGATGGGAAGCAGAAATGGCATACTCAAAGTGGATAGATCTTGCCATTCTGGTAAGTACATTAATTTTGTACCGTCTGGTTTTCCTACTTATTATCAAGACAAATGAAAAGGTTGTGCATGCAAGAAAGGCATCCACATCAGTTCTATCAAACCGAAGTAGTCAAATCATGGCCAACTCCCTACCTGCCTCGCCTCTCCATTGA